The sequence below is a genomic window from Dyadobacter chenwenxiniae.
CCAAAAGTTATTTACAAAAATACAATCTCTACAAGAGGAGCTGGGGCGAAGTTTATGTGAAAGTAGGTGGGAAAAAGTATGAATTTAACAAAGACTTTTATGTCAACGGCCTTTTGAATGTCCCTCAGGAATCGAGCTCTGAGGTGATTTTAGTTGGCTACGGAATTGATGATCCGAGCTACACGGACTACAATAATCTGGATGTGAAAGGAAAATCCGTCGTCATGTTCGAAGGCGAACCGAGAAGTGCTGATGGCAAATATCTGGTAAGCGGCACTACGGAAAAAACAAAGTGGAGCGGTCCGGTTTCCTGGCAGGCAAAGGCCAGGGTTGCGCTGGACAGAGGTGCAACTTATATTTTTATCATCACGGAAAAGACGGGCGAGGATCTTGACAAGGAAATCCGGCAGCGTGCAGTGATGGCCAGACGTTTCAGCGCGCCTACGTTAAAGCCGGTTGTAGAAGCACCCAACAGTGTTGCGGCGTTTGCCGTTTCTCCCGGTATTGCTGCTCAGATCATGAATACTTCTACCAATAAGCTTTTGAAGGAAAAGGCATCTATTGACAAGTCGGGTAAGCCGCTCTTAAAGCAAATGACGGGGAATGTAGCGGTCAAAGCGGAGCGTAAGAGCGAGACTATGGAAACCGAGAATGTTGCCGCCTTTATGGAAGGTTCTGATAAGAAAGATGAGGTCCTTGTCATTAGCGCGCATTTGGACCACATTGGAATTTCTGAAAATGGGGAGATTAACAATGGTGCAGATGATGATGGATCGGGCACAGTGTCCCTGCTTGAAATTGCGGAGGCTTTCAGCAAAGCAAAAGCCGACGGTAAGGGGCCACGGAGAAGTATCTTATTCCTGAATGTTACCGGTGAGGAAAAGGGGCTTTTTGGATCGGAATATTATTCTGAAAATCCTCTCTTTCCGCTGAAAAACACGATTGCGGATCTAAATATTGATATGATCGGGCGTGTAGACCAGGCACATGCCAATGATCACAAATATGTTTATCTGATCGGTTCGGATAAGCTTTCTTCCAAATTGCACGCAATCAGCGAGGAAGCAAACAAGAAATATGTTAACTACAAACTGGATTACACATTTAACGATCCGAAAGACCCTAACCGGTTCTATTACCGCTCGGATCATTATAATTTTGCCAAAATGGGCGTTCCTGTCATTTTCTACTTTACAGGTGTCCACGAGGATTATCACAAGCCGGGCGATGATGTGGAAAAGATTCTTTTTGACAAGCAAGCGCCGATTGTGAAACTGGTTTTTCATACCGCATGGGAATTGGTAAATCGGGAAGAGCGCATTGAGGTTGACAGCAACAAAGAGTAACGACCATAAGGCTATGAAAAAATTACTTTTAAGTGTTCTTCTGCTTATTACATGCTTTTTTGCCACAGCGCAGGCGCCGGTTGAGAATTCCCTGCTATGGGAAATTACATCACCGGGGCAGGCAAAACCGTCCTATCTGTTTGGGACCATACATTTGATTTGCCCTGCTGATTTCTCGTTGAGTGACTCATTGAGAGCAACATTAGCGCGCAGTGAACAAGTTGCCCTGGAAATAGATATGGATGATCCCGGTATGATGGCCAGCATGATGAAATCGATGAATATGTCGGGTGGTAATGAATTGAAAAAGTTGGTGACAGAGCAGGAATACGCAAAGCTGAGCACGTTCTATAAGGATTCAGTTGGTGTAGGGATTGATATGTTTGAAAAAGCGAAGCCTTTTATTTTAATGGGGCCGCTTTTCAATGCTGTGTTATCCTGCCAGCCCCAGTCCTATGAAATGTCGCTGGTTGAATTAGCTGGAAAACAGAAGTCAGAAGTGATTGGGATTGAGACATTGGAGGAACAAATGGCTATTTTTGACACTATTCCGTATAAAGATCAGATTAAAACGATCATTGCGATGATTGACAGCCTCCCTCAGGCGCGAAAAGAATTTAGTAATCTTGTTGCTTTGTACAAATCACAGAGAATCAACGATTTGTACAATCTTATGATGGCGAGCAATTATGGGATGGATGGAAATGAAGAGGTAATGCTTTTTGCCAGAAACAAAAAATGGGTGCCCCGGATCAAGAAAATTGCAGCTGAAAAACCAACCTTTTTTGCCGTCGGAGCGGGTCACCTTGGAGGTAATCGCGGTGTGATTTCTTTATTAAGAAAAGCAGGATTTAAGGTCAGAGCTATAAATTGATCTTAAAATGCTGAAATGAAACTGGTTACCAGACCTGGGTTGAAAAACAATAAAAAGATCGTTATGACGAGCAAGCCGGCAATTACTTTGCCGGTTATGCTTTGATTTGGAAGTGCTCTCTTTTGATTTAATGCTTTGAAAAATAGTAAATAAGGGATTCGCAAATAGTAAGCAAGCGATATCGCCGCATTCAAAATTCCGCCAATAAGCAGCCACAGCATCCATGGAAATGCCTGCTGATGATAACTTTCCCAAAGCGCAGAA
It includes:
- a CDS encoding M28 family peptidase, giving the protein MNRNLLAGMFLSFTTLAFAQDDAAKYAESITPADLKKHLVIIASDSLEGRDTGSPGQKKAAEYVSGFYKQYGLAPAATAPDSSKSYLQKYNLYKRSWGEVYVKVGGKKYEFNKDFYVNGLLNVPQESSSEVILVGYGIDDPSYTDYNNLDVKGKSVVMFEGEPRSADGKYLVSGTTEKTKWSGPVSWQAKARVALDRGATYIFIITEKTGEDLDKEIRQRAVMARRFSAPTLKPVVEAPNSVAAFAVSPGIAAQIMNTSTNKLLKEKASIDKSGKPLLKQMTGNVAVKAERKSETMETENVAAFMEGSDKKDEVLVISAHLDHIGISENGEINNGADDDGSGTVSLLEIAEAFSKAKADGKGPRRSILFLNVTGEEKGLFGSEYYSENPLFPLKNTIADLNIDMIGRVDQAHANDHKYVYLIGSDKLSSKLHAISEEANKKYVNYKLDYTFNDPKDPNRFYYRSDHYNFAKMGVPVIFYFTGVHEDYHKPGDDVEKILFDKQAPIVKLVFHTAWELVNREERIEVDSNKE
- a CDS encoding TraB/GumN family protein, yielding MKKLLLSVLLLITCFFATAQAPVENSLLWEITSPGQAKPSYLFGTIHLICPADFSLSDSLRATLARSEQVALEIDMDDPGMMASMMKSMNMSGGNELKKLVTEQEYAKLSTFYKDSVGVGIDMFEKAKPFILMGPLFNAVLSCQPQSYEMSLVELAGKQKSEVIGIETLEEQMAIFDTIPYKDQIKTIIAMIDSLPQARKEFSNLVALYKSQRINDLYNLMMASNYGMDGNEEVMLFARNKKWVPRIKKIAAEKPTFFAVGAGHLGGNRGVISLLRKAGFKVRAIN